CGGGACGGTCGGCGCGTGGACCACCACCCTCGGAGTGAACCCGTCATGGCAAAGATCCTGTTCGTGATGACCGGCGTCGACTACTGGACGCTGGCCGACGGCACCAGGCACCCCACCGGCTTCTGGGCCGAGGAGGCCGTCGCACCGTACGAGGCGTTCGAGGCCGCGGGGTACGAGGTCGTCGTCGCCACCCCCGGCGGGGTGATCCCGACCGTGGACCGGGGCAGCCTGGCCCCGCAGGTCAACGGCGGCGAGGAGGGCGCGCAGCGGGTCGCGCTCGCGCTCGCCTCGATGGCCGAACTGCGGAAGCCGGTCAAGCTGGAGGACGTGCGGCTGGACGACTACGACGCCGTCTTCTATCCCGGCGGCCACGGCCCGATGGAGGATCTGGCGGTCGACGCCGACTCCGGCCGGCTGCTCACCCTGGCGCTGAGGTCCGGCAAGCCGCTCGGCGTGGTCTGCCACGCCCCGGCCGCGCTGCTGGCGGCCAGGGACGAGGACGGCGGCTCACCGTTCTCCGGCTACCGGCTGACCGGCTTCACCAATGCCGAGGAGACCCAGGCCGGGCTCGCGGACAAGGCGAAGTGGCTGCTCCAGGACCGCCTGGTGGAG
The Streptacidiphilus albus JL83 genome window above contains:
- a CDS encoding type 1 glutamine amidotransferase domain-containing protein, whose protein sequence is MAKILFVMTGVDYWTLADGTRHPTGFWAEEAVAPYEAFEAAGYEVVVATPGGVIPTVDRGSLAPQVNGGEEGAQRVALALASMAELRKPVKLEDVRLDDYDAVFYPGGHGPMEDLAVDADSGRLLTLALRSGKPLGVVCHAPAALLAARDEDGGSPFSGYRLTGFTNAEETQAGLADKAKWLLQDRLVELGADFQEGEPWVPKVVVDRNLVTGQNPASSAPLAAEMLRMLG